A DNA window from Mastomys coucha isolate ucsf_1 unplaced genomic scaffold, UCSF_Mcou_1 pScaffold21, whole genome shotgun sequence contains the following coding sequences:
- the Cuzd1 gene encoding CUB and zona pellucida-like domain-containing protein 1, which translates to MQLHSCGVLTTTTPGMAKLTRFPRCQETYKTQRVIRSLKALRQPAKMEFTERLLIWAVLAVSCGAQPNSTEAKGRSRCTASLGGANLGETHKALILQLNAGENCTWTIERPENRSVRIIFSYIQLDPGSECESENIKVFDGSSTSGPLLGKACSRNDFVPVFESSSNSLTFQIVTDWTEFQRSVFIFYYFFSSGTTIPNCGGYLQALEGSFNSPNYPKPYPELAYCVWHIQVEKGYKINLKFTELLLEIDEYCKFDFIAVYDGPSTTSGLLKQLCGRGKPALESSSDAMTVVLSTDYANSYKGFSASYTSVYIEDVNTTSLSCTSDKMRVIISKSYLQSLNYTESNLQLNDPTCRPSVSNVIEFSIPLHECGTIKKIEDHTISYTNIITFTDSPVSAVITRQKHLQIVVTCEMEYNSTVEILYITEDDVIQNQSFLGKYNTSMAFYESGSFENLVQESPYYVDLNQTLFVQVTLHTLDPSLVVFLDACRASPTSDFASPTYDLINSGCSRDETCQVYPLFGHYGRFQFNAFKFLRHLSSVYLKCKILICDTNDHTSRCSQGCVSRRKRDILSYKWKTDSVIGPIRLKRDRSASGDSGLLPQTHEAEISTRPFSPLHLFSFTVLALNVAIVAAATVKHFLNRWTDHRYQKLQVY; encoded by the exons ATGCAGCTCCACAGCTGTGGAgttctcaccaccaccacccctggcaTGGCCAAACTGACACGTTTCCCTAGATGCCAGGAAACTTACAAAACTCAGAGAGTTATAAGAAGCCTGAAGGCCCTGAGGCAGCCTGCAAAGATGGAGTTCACTGAAAGGCTGCTCATTTGGGCCgttttagctgtctcctgtgGGGCACAGCCGAATTCTACAGAGGCTAAAG GCAGGTCAAGATGCACAGCCAGTCTGGGAGGGGCCAATCTGGGAGAGACCCACAAAGCCCTGATCCTACAGCTTAATGCTGGTGAGAACTGCACTTGGACCATAGAGAGACCTGAAAACAGGAGCGTCAGAATCATCTTCTCCTACATCCA GTTGGATCCAGGCAGCGAGTGTGAAAGTGAAAACATTAAGGTGTTTGATGGAAGCTCCACCAGCGGCCCTCTGCTAGGGAAGGCCTGCAGCAGAAATGACTTCGTGCCTGTGTTTGAATCTTCATCCAATTCCCTGACGTTTCAGATAGTCACTGACTGGACAGAGTTCCAAAGGAGTGTCTTTATCTTCTACTATTTCTTCTCCTCTGGTACCA CTATTCCAAACTGTGGTGGTTATCTGCAAGCATTGGAAGGATCCTTCAACAGCCCCAATTATCCAAAGCCATACCCTGAGCTGGCATACTGTGTGTGGCACATACAAGTGGAGAAAGGCTATAAGATAAACTTGAAATTTACAGAGCTCTT ACTAGAGATAGATGAATACTGCAAGTTTGATTTCATCGCGGTCTATGATGGCCCCTCCACCACGTCAGGCCTGCTCAAACAGCTCTGTGGCCGTGGGAAACCTGCCTTGGAATCTTCCTCTGATGCCATGACAGTTGTGCTGTCTACAGATTATGCCAATTCCTACAAAGGCTTTTCTGCTTCCTACACTTCAGTTTACATAGAAGATGTCAACACTA CATCTTTAAGTTGTACTTCTGACAAGATGAGAGTCATCATAAGCAAATCATACCTACAGTCACTCAACTACACTGAGAGCAATTTGCAGCTAAATGACCCAACTTGCAGGCCGAGTGTATCAAACGTCATAGAGTTCTCTATCCCTCTTCATGAATGCGGTACAATCAAAAAG ATAGAGGACCACACAATCAGTTATACCAACATAATCACCTTCACGGACTCTCCAGTTTCTGCTGTGATCACCCGACAGAAGCACCTCCAGATCGTGGTGACCTGTGAGATGGAGTATAACTCTACTGTGGAGATTCTGTATATAACTGAAGATGACGTCATACAAAATCAAAGTTTCCTGGGCAAATACAACACCAGCATGGCTTTTTATGAGTCCGGCTCATTTGAAAACCTCGTACAGGAGTCACCATATTATGTAGATTTGAACCAAACTCTTTTTGTCCAAGTCACTTTGCACACCTTGGATCCAAGCCTGGTGGTGTTTCTGGATGCTTGCAGAGCCTCTCCCACATCTGATTTTGCATCTCCAACCTATGACTTAATCAACAGCGG ATGTAGTCGAGATGAGACCTGTCAGGTGTATCCCTTATTTGGGCACTATGGAAGATTCCAGTTTAATGCCTTTAAATTCTTGAGACATCTGAGCTCTGTGTATCTCAAGTGTAAGATTTTGATCTGTGATACCAATGACCACACATCTCGCTGCAGTCAAGGCTGTGTCTCAAGAAGGAAACGAGATATTCTTTCATACAAATGGAAGACTGACTCTGTTATAGGACCGATTCGCCTGAAGAGGGACCGAAGTGCAAGTGGAGATTCAG GACTTCTGCCTCAAACACATGAAGCAGAAATTTCGACGAGGCCCTTCAGCCCTCTGCACCTGTTTTCCTTCACGGTTCTTGCTCTGAACGTGGCAATTGTGGCCGCTGCCACAGTGAAGCATTTCCTAAATCGGTGGACGGATCACAGATACCAGAAGCTGCAGGTCTACTAG